One region of Candidatus Neomarinimicrobiota bacterium genomic DNA includes:
- a CDS encoding DUF255 domain-containing protein: protein MKTYLKTAILIGIFSIASLWAQFESPVTLSVKVESTARAGEVVNIIVTAEMEAEWKIYALRDQGEGPIASKVVVTGNAIQAAGKVLEEDPTEKYDDGFLTNTRTHEGGATFTAPVRLKSNLAPGSYDVSVNVLYQVCNASLCYPQKEEVLTTTITVEAGETRDDRTKMLAVTAIDDWGNINLDAAIEEGFFSFILLAFSMGFLALLTPCVFPMIPITVSFFTHQGETGKGKPIANALIYTIGIIATFSILGLILALTLGASGANQLAANPWVNIFIASLFIYFALSLFGMYEIELPQKLRQFSLNQEGRGGVMGTLFMAVTFTLTSFTCTVQFVGLLLVAASQGQWFWPMIGMVVFSAAFALPFFFLALFPQYLAKMPKSGGWLNSVKVVMGFLELAAAFKFISNTDLVWGWGFFSHNAVLAVWAVLMLMTGMYLLGKIQLPHDSPISSISVPRLMLSAAFLTFGLYLTSGLFGQRIHGIIYAYLPPVVEGESGAVRTNGASMAEEFNWYRNLDDGLAEAKTTGKPVFIDFTGYTCTNCRWMEANTFTKTEVKHRFGEMILVQLYTDGGPNYRENQQYEIDRFGTAALPYYVILSPDDEVITTFPGMTRDLDNFLDFLDEGLAGE from the coding sequence ATGAAAACATATTTAAAGACAGCAATCCTAATTGGCATTTTTTCTATTGCCAGCCTCTGGGCACAATTTGAAAGTCCTGTTACCTTATCGGTTAAGGTAGAGTCTACTGCTCGCGCCGGAGAGGTGGTTAACATTATTGTTACGGCAGAAATGGAAGCAGAATGGAAAATTTATGCCTTGCGAGACCAGGGAGAAGGTCCCATTGCATCCAAGGTGGTTGTCACCGGCAATGCAATTCAGGCTGCGGGTAAAGTTTTAGAAGAGGATCCTACTGAAAAATACGATGATGGATTCCTCACCAATACCCGAACCCATGAAGGTGGCGCAACATTTACTGCACCTGTTCGGTTAAAATCAAATTTGGCCCCAGGATCCTATGACGTTTCTGTAAATGTGTTATATCAGGTGTGTAATGCCTCCCTTTGTTATCCTCAGAAAGAAGAAGTTTTAACAACCACAATTACAGTTGAAGCTGGTGAAACAAGGGACGATAGGACCAAAATGTTAGCAGTAACTGCTATTGATGATTGGGGAAATATCAATTTGGATGCTGCAATCGAAGAAGGATTCTTTTCATTTATTTTATTAGCTTTTTCTATGGGGTTTTTGGCTTTATTAACGCCGTGTGTCTTTCCCATGATTCCAATAACAGTTTCATTCTTTACCCATCAAGGTGAAACCGGTAAAGGAAAGCCAATCGCAAATGCCCTTATTTATACCATCGGAATAATTGCAACATTTTCCATTCTCGGATTAATATTGGCCTTAACCCTTGGCGCTTCAGGAGCAAATCAACTTGCCGCTAATCCTTGGGTTAATATTTTCATTGCATCATTATTTATTTATTTTGCACTCTCCTTATTTGGAATGTATGAGATAGAACTTCCTCAAAAACTACGCCAATTTTCCCTGAACCAAGAAGGTCGTGGTGGCGTTATGGGGACCCTTTTCATGGCCGTCACATTTACATTAACAAGTTTTACTTGCACCGTCCAGTTTGTGGGATTGCTTCTGGTAGCCGCGTCTCAAGGTCAATGGTTTTGGCCCATGATAGGTATGGTTGTATTTAGTGCAGCTTTTGCATTACCATTTTTCTTTTTAGCATTGTTCCCCCAATATTTAGCAAAGATGCCCAAATCTGGTGGTTGGTTGAATTCGGTAAAAGTGGTTATGGGATTTCTGGAGTTGGCAGCGGCATTCAAATTTATATCCAACACAGATTTAGTATGGGGTTGGGGCTTTTTCTCACATAATGCAGTTTTGGCAGTGTGGGCCGTATTGATGCTCATGACAGGTATGTATCTTTTGGGTAAAATCCAATTACCCCATGATTCACCTATCTCATCCATCAGTGTGCCAAGGTTAATGCTCAGTGCCGCATTTTTGACTTTTGGATTATACCTTACATCGGGATTATTTGGCCAACGGATACATGGTATTATTTATGCTTATCTACCGCCTGTAGTAGAAGGGGAATCAGGCGCGGTGCGGACGAATGGCGCATCCATGGCAGAAGAATTTAATTGGTATCGAAATTTAGATGATGGATTGGCGGAAGCAAAAACAACAGGGAAACCGGTGTTTATTGATTTTACCGGGTATACTTGTACAAACTGTCGCTGGATGGAAGCCAACACATTTACAAAAACAGAAGTTAAACATCGTTTTGGTGAAATGATTTTGGTGCAACTTTACACGGATGGTGGACCCAATTATAGGGAAAACCAGCAATATGAAATCGATCGCTTTGGAACGGCGGCATTACCTTATTATGTCATATTAAGTCCTGATGATGAGGTGATTACAACATTCCCGGGAATGACCCGAGATTTGGATAATTTTTTGGATTTCCTCGATGAGGGATTAGCAGGGGAGTAA
- a CDS encoding TlpA family protein disulfide reductase: MRIILVMTVMIAIGCSQKEKMKVATRPTEIVQKMMKTDPSKRPDYAIQAPDFTLRTVQGDLFKLSENRGKVILLNFWGTWCGPCRREIPDFNKLYSKHKKDGLEIVGISITSGSAENILDFMNEWGMKYTVLTDINDNETQKVTAIFGRAIGQPITGIPTTLIIDRDGYIVKGYVGPRSEETFYEDLKPFLSS, encoded by the coding sequence ATGAGAATTATATTAGTTATGACTGTTATGATAGCTATTGGTTGCAGTCAAAAAGAAAAAATGAAAGTGGCAACGCGTCCAACTGAAATCGTTCAAAAGATGATGAAAACGGACCCGTCAAAACGCCCGGATTATGCGATCCAAGCACCGGACTTTACATTACGAACCGTCCAGGGTGATTTATTCAAATTGAGTGAGAACCGAGGCAAAGTTATTTTGCTCAATTTCTGGGGAACGTGGTGTGGCCCCTGCCGAAGGGAAATCCCTGATTTTAATAAACTCTATTCCAAACATAAAAAAGATGGGTTAGAAATTGTAGGTATATCAATCACTTCCGGATCAGCAGAAAATATTTTGGATTTCATGAATGAATGGGGAATGAAATACACCGTTCTCACGGATATCAATGATAACGAAACCCAAAAGGTTACAGCAATTTTTGGCCGAGCCATTGGCCAGCCCATTACAGGAATACCCACAACGCTTATCATTGACAGAGATGGATATATCGTAAAGGGATACGTCGGTCCTCGTTCCGAAGAAACTTTCTACGAAGATTTAAAGCCTTTTCTTTCATCCTGA